In a single window of the Campylobacter hyointestinalis subsp. lawsonii genome:
- the hypF gene encoding carbamoyltransferase HypF → MKSLRIEIFGLVQGVGFRPFIYNLALRFGVFGRVFNDCEGVKIDIYAKDEICDQFCKAIFDELPPLARIDDFKVLHSELKFDTFKIVNSQFTQKLNPILPDFAICDECKAEFYDHTNPRYHHPFINCTNCGPRFSIIKSLPYDRKNTTMINFKMCDKCEYEYKNPINRRYHAQPIACNDCGPKVYLKDMSEEILAKNKEAVKLCAAWLKKGKIIAIKGIGGFHLVCRADDSEVLRTLRQKKQRPSKPFALMCKDEKMALKYAKFSKKELELLNSNIKPIVLASNLNALLEELAPGLQKIGIFLAPTALHLLLFEYIDFPIVATSANISGEPIITNSIDIVKKLGGVVHLILDNDREIINPSDDSIAFFADDRLQWIRTSRGIKPKIIRSKFSQKGCFLALGGELKNQFAIYKDGLIFSSVYIGDLKNIATFERFLNLVEKFSQTYDFKFDFIVGDLHPHFLHTKYFEKQGFKLYKAQHHWAHLLSVMIENDISTEVLGVAFDGTGYGDDGNIWGGELFLCDQKGYKRILHFDEFELIGGDKAIKNIYYLAYAILRKYDIDAPEFKSRFDEKTLLNLDKVLNRNINLVKTSSLGRIFDAFACLALKIDTISYDAQAAMSLEALYDESLDISYKFEIENDVITYKDVFLNALSGSPRVLATGFINGLADLILSVALMYKKPLVLSGGVFQNRALLTKTISNLKQAGITFYLPKDEPANDSGLAMGQIYYGLNFLGYNSNK, encoded by the coding sequence TTGAAATCTCTTAGAATAGAAATTTTTGGTTTAGTTCAAGGTGTAGGTTTTCGTCCTTTTATATATAATCTTGCTCTTAGATTTGGGGTTTTTGGTAGAGTTTTTAACGACTGCGAAGGCGTTAAAATAGATATTTACGCTAAAGATGAAATTTGCGATCAGTTTTGCAAGGCTATATTTGACGAACTTCCGCCACTTGCTAGGATTGATGATTTCAAAGTACTACATAGTGAGCTTAAATTTGATACTTTTAAGATAGTAAATTCGCAATTTACCCAAAAACTAAACCCGATACTTCCTGATTTTGCTATTTGTGATGAGTGTAAAGCCGAGTTTTATGACCATACTAATCCGCGTTATCATCATCCGTTTATAAACTGTACTAATTGTGGCCCTAGATTTTCTATCATAAAATCCTTGCCTTATGATCGTAAAAACACAACTATGATAAACTTTAAAATGTGCGATAAGTGCGAATATGAATATAAAAATCCGATTAATCGTCGCTATCACGCTCAGCCTATAGCTTGTAATGATTGCGGACCAAAAGTTTATTTAAAAGATATGAGTGAAGAGATTTTGGCTAAAAACAAAGAGGCGGTAAAACTATGTGCAGCTTGGCTAAAAAAAGGTAAAATCATAGCTATAAAAGGAATAGGTGGTTTTCATCTTGTTTGTAGAGCCGATGATAGCGAAGTTTTAAGAACTCTTAGACAAAAAAAACAGCGCCCAAGCAAACCATTTGCGCTTATGTGTAAAGATGAAAAAATGGCATTAAAATATGCTAAATTTAGTAAAAAAGAGTTAGAGCTTTTAAACTCAAACATTAAGCCTATAGTTTTAGCTTCAAATTTAAATGCTCTTCTAGAAGAGCTTGCGCCAGGACTTCAAAAAATAGGAATATTTTTAGCTCCTACCGCTCTTCATCTACTGCTTTTTGAATATATAGATTTTCCTATCGTTGCAACTAGCGCAAATATCAGCGGCGAGCCTATCATTACAAATTCCATAGATATAGTTAAAAAGCTAGGAGGCGTAGTTCATCTCATCCTTGACAATGATAGAGAGATCATAAATCCAAGTGATGATAGTATCGCTTTTTTTGCAGATGATAGACTTCAATGGATACGTACTTCAAGGGGTATAAAACCAAAAATAATCCGTTCTAAATTTAGTCAAAAAGGCTGTTTTTTGGCTCTTGGCGGTGAGCTTAAAAATCAATTTGCTATTTATAAAGATGGATTGATATTTAGCTCTGTTTATATCGGGGATTTAAAAAATATAGCTACTTTTGAAAGATTTCTAAATTTAGTTGAGAAATTTAGCCAAACTTATGATTTTAAATTTGACTTTATAGTCGGCGACTTGCATCCACATTTTTTACACACAAAGTATTTTGAAAAGCAAGGATTTAAGCTGTATAAAGCCCAACATCACTGGGCGCATTTACTTAGTGTAATGATAGAAAATGATATTAGCACTGAAGTACTTGGAGTAGCGTTTGATGGTACTGGATATGGCGATGATGGGAATATTTGGGGTGGAGAGCTGTTTTTATGTGATCAAAAGGGTTATAAAAGGATCTTACATTTTGATGAGTTTGAGCTTATAGGTGGCGATAAGGCTATCAAAAATATATATTATTTGGCTTATGCAATTCTTAGAAAGTACGATATCGATGCGCCGGAATTTAAAAGTAGATTTGATGAGAAAACTCTTTTAAATTTAGACAAGGTATTAAATCGCAATATAAATTTAGTAAAAACAAGCTCGCTTGGACGTATATTTGACGCATTTGCCTGTTTAGCTCTTAAGATAGATACCATAAGTTACGATGCGCAGGCTGCTATGAGCTTAGAAGCTTTATATGATGAGAGTTTAGATATTTCATATAAATTTGAGATAGAAAATGACGTTATAACTTATAAAGACGTGTTTTTGAATGCTTTGAGTGGTAGCCCAAGAGTTTTGGCGACCGGGTTTATAAATGGTTTGGCAGATCTTATATTAAGCGTTGCGCTTATGTATAAAAAGCCGTTAGTTCTTAGTGGTGGAGTTTTTCAAAATAGAGCTTTACTAACTAAGACGATATCAAATTTAAAACAAGCGGGCATTACGTTTTATCTACCAAAAGATGAGCCTGCAAATGACTCAGGACTAGCTATGGGGCAAATTTACTATGGTTTAAACTTTTTGGGTTATAATTCAAATAAATAG